A segment of the Allosaccharopolyspora coralli genome:
CCGACATGGCGCCGTAGCCGGGGTAGGAACCGGAACCGGGCGCCGAAGGCAGACCGCTGGACGAGGGCGGAGCCGATGCTCCCGGTGCGGCGCCGCCGGGAGCCGACGACGGAGGCGGTGCGGGCTCCTCGGAGGTGGGCTCCGGCGCGGGTTCGGGGGAAGGCTCGGGGGCGGGTTCCGGTTCCGGAGCGGGTTCCGGCTCGGGTTCCGGCGGCGGAGGCGGCGGATCGTCCGGTTCTGCGTGGACCGTGATCGCGTTGCCCATGGCCGTCAGGTTCTTGAAGTGCGTGGTGACGCTGTCGCGCTCTTCCGCCGGGACAGCGCTCAGCAGCGCGATGCGTTCGGCACCGGCGTCGGCGATGGTGCTGCCGGAGTAGAAGTTGCTGCCTTCCTCGGCAGTGCCCAACGGGATCGGCGACATCGCCGCGAATTCCTCGGCCGCGCGGTCGGCCTCGCCGAACTGCAGCGGCATCGCCAGCAGCACGGCCTTGCGCACCTTGAAGTCCATCGCGGACGGGTCGACCGCGACCGGCTGACCGGGCTCGGCACCCTCGACGGCGAGGAAGTCCTCCACGACGAGCGTCTCGGCGGCCTGCGCCGGGGCGGCCAGTCCGAACAAGCCGAACGCGGCCGTGGTCACACCCGTGGCCACCACTCGCCGGACCAGGGGATTGTGCGGTCGGGCTGTGTCGCCGCGTTCCGTGTCCCTGCGCATCCCATCGCCTCCCCGTCACGCGTTCGCGTGAATCGGCGTCCCACCCTGCCACTCGATTCAACGCCCGAACAAGCGTGGAGTGACGGTGTTGACCGGTAGATCCACACATTCACCAGAATGGACTCGCGCGGATACGCGGTGTCGCGGCACATCGGCGCGGCTCCACAACGTCGGAGTGTGCTCGGTCCGCCGGGACGCTCCTTCCCACCGGGATATCCTCACCGCATGCGCATCGGTGCTCACGTCCACGACGACGATCCCCTGACCGCCGCGACCGAGCGCGACGCCGACGCCGTGCAGTTCTTCCTGTCGGACCCGCAGGGCTGGAAGAAGCCGACCGTCCATCCGCAGACCGAAGCTCTGCGCGAGGCCGACGTCGCGGTGTTCGTCCACTCGCCGTACGTGCTCAACGTGGCTTCGCTGAACAACCGCATCCGGATCCCCTCCCGCAAGGCGGTCACCCAGCAGGCGACGGCGGCGGCCGGGACCGGGGCGCACGGGCTCGTCGTGCACGGTGGCCACGTCACCAAGGACGACGACCCTGACGAGGGCATCGCCAACTGGCGCAAACTGTTCGAACGCCAGGCCGCCGAAGGCGGATTCGAGGTGCCGATCCTCATCGAGAACACCGCGGGCGGAACCAACGCGATGGCCCGGAACTTCGACATGCTCGCGCGGCTGTGGGACGCCGTCGGCGAGTTCGGGGCCGGGTTCTGCCTCGACACGTGCCACGCGCACGCAGCAGGAGAAGCACTCCCCGACCTCGTGGAGCGGGCGCGGGCGATCACCGGGCGCGTCGACCTCGTGCACCTGAACAACTCGCGGGACGAGTTCGGGTCGTCCCGCGACCGGCACGCCAACATTGACAGCGGCGAGATCACCCCCGACGAGCTCGTCGCCGTCTGCTCGGCGGCCGGAGCGCCGGTGATCGTCGAGACACCCGCCGAGGGTCAGGCCGACGACATCGCGTTCCTGCGCGAGCGGCTGACTTCGCGTCGCGGCGACCGAGAGGCGTGACGATCGGTTCCGCCGCACTGTCCACGACGGAACGACCGGCGGTCCGTCGACGGTTCCCCACCGCGGCCGTGCTGTGCGTGCTCACCGGGCTCACGATGCTGCTGGGCTTCGCGAACAAGGCCCGCTGTCTCGGCCCCGGGTTCGACGAGGACGGTCGTTCGACGCCCGGCTACGCCGACCGGGCCTACGGGCAGGCGTGCTACTCGGACATCCAGCACCTGTGGCTCGGCAGGCAGATCGACGAGCACGTGTTCCCGTACCTCTCCGGCGGCATCACAGCCGACGGGTCGCTCTACGGCGGCGTCGTCGAATACCCGGTGCTGACGGGGGTGCTCATCTGGCTCGGTGCGCTCTTCGCCGACACCGACGCCGGGTTTCTGCTGGGCTCGGCGGTGCTGATGGCACCGTTCGGACTGGCCGTCGCGTGGTGGCTCGGGCGGCTTCGAGGATGGCGGGCACTGCTGTGGGCGTTGGGACCACCGCTGGTGCTGTACTCCTTCCACAACTGGGACCTGCCGGTCATCGCGTGTGCGACGGCGGCGGTCTACGTCGCGGCACGCTCCACGAGACCGCTGCGGGAGCGGGCGACGCTCGCGGCCGTCCTGCTCGGCCTGGGTTTCGCGTTCAAGATCTACCCGGCGATCTTCGTGCTGCCGTTGGCGCTGCTGGTGCTCAGCGGCGGTCGCGACGGCGCAGAGGCGCCGCCGGGAGTCCGTTACGACGTGCGCGGAGCCCTCCGGGTGGTCGGCGCGGCGGTGGGTACGGCTGTGCTGGTCAACGCGCCGTTCGCGGTGCTGGGTTTCGAGGGCTGGGTCGCCTCGTTCGAGTTCCAGT
Coding sequences within it:
- a CDS encoding deoxyribonuclease IV, whose product is MRIGAHVHDDDPLTAATERDADAVQFFLSDPQGWKKPTVHPQTEALREADVAVFVHSPYVLNVASLNNRIRIPSRKAVTQQATAAAGTGAHGLVVHGGHVTKDDDPDEGIANWRKLFERQAAEGGFEVPILIENTAGGTNAMARNFDMLARLWDAVGEFGAGFCLDTCHAHAAGEALPDLVERARAITGRVDLVHLNNSRDEFGSSRDRHANIDSGEITPDELVAVCSAAGAPVIVETPAEGQADDIAFLRERLTSRRGDREA
- a CDS encoding glycosyltransferase family 87 protein; protein product: MTIGSAALSTTERPAVRRRFPTAAVLCVLTGLTMLLGFANKARCLGPGFDEDGRSTPGYADRAYGQACYSDIQHLWLGRQIDEHVFPYLSGGITADGSLYGGVVEYPVLTGVLIWLGALFADTDAGFLLGSAVLMAPFGLAVAWWLGRLRGWRALLWALGPPLVLYSFHNWDLPVIACATAAVYVAARSTRPLRERATLAAVLLGLGFAFKIYPAIFVLPLALLVLSGGRDGAEAPPGVRYDVRGALRVVGAAVGTAVLVNAPFAVLGFEGWVASFEFQSRRQVDLSTNSIWYWGFRAVADTEQFQDTMSLVSPLLVIAAFVLACALGWRRMRQTGTYPWVVVSAAMLCGFLLLHKVHSPQYTLWLLPFFVLVSVRWGWIVAYLVADLAMGISVFVWLHLTTLGEGYSIYEGFTAQALMIGVWGRAALLIGLFVAFLGARSPVDDSPPEPTTSRRLDAGRLR